TTTTCTATAATTCCAATGGATTTTTATTATCCCGGCAAGGGAAAATCAGGCGATAAGGCACCTAGATCTTTTATTGCAAAAGAATACCACCCCTTATTATTAGATGAATTAAAGAATGTTAGGCTAAGAATTTTGATAGGAGCCTATGCCCAAAAGTTTTATTTTAAGGATAAATTTAAGAAAAACCTAACCGAAACTGTAAAATCCTATGAAGACTTTCTGCCAGAATATTTTCCCCTAGTCCATCCAAGCCCCTTGAATAACAGATGGATGGCTAAGAATAAGTTTTTTGAGAAAGAAGTTTTGCCAAAATTGAAAGAAATTGTTGGAGAAATTTTATAATACAAGATAAAATTGATATTTATAGAAAGGAAGATATAATGAAAAAAATCAGCGCAAATATTTTAGAAGGTAAATTTGAACATTTGGTAGACGAAGAAAACTTGCAGATTACACATCTACAGATAAAAAAGGGCGAGGAGGTCCCAAGCCATAAGTCAGATAAAAATGTAGTAGTTGTAATTTACAAGGGAAAAGTAAATTTCACTGGAGAAAATGGGAAAGAGATAATTATCCCAGGGGACATAATTACTATGGATCCTGATGAAATGCACTCCCTAGAGGCCCTTGAAGATAGTGATTTGATGGTTATTAAGGCTAGGATATAGATGTTGAGACTTTAGGTTAATAATTATATAGTTTTAGCTTATTAGGTATAAAGAGAGGGGCCATTGACTCGTCTCTTTTTTGCTTTCATGTTTATTTACAAAATTAAAGATGATTAATTTTACCAAGCAATGAAAAGGTAAAAATTTTTTT
This genomic window from Anaerococcus murdochii contains:
- a CDS encoding uracil-DNA glycosylase family protein, giving the protein MEEKEIIEKLKVDPRNKAYTDRGIGPIFQFNRNSKILIIGQAPGKRVEETGILFNDKSGENLVKWLGISEDALHSEYFSIIPMDFYYPGKGKSGDKAPRSFIAKEYHPLLLDELKNVRLRILIGAYAQKFYFKDKFKKNLTETVKSYEDFLPEYFPLVHPSPLNNRWMAKNKFFEKEVLPKLKEIVGEIL
- a CDS encoding AraC family ligand binding domain-containing protein; its protein translation is MKKISANILEGKFEHLVDEENLQITHLQIKKGEEVPSHKSDKNVVVVIYKGKVNFTGENGKEIIIPGDIITMDPDEMHSLEALEDSDLMVIKARI